A portion of the Rhodanobacter sp. AS-Z3 genome contains these proteins:
- a CDS encoding BlaI/MecI/CopY family transcriptional regulator, whose product MRKPSIGDQELALLQHLDEGGQASVGEVASTFGEPRGLARSTVLTMMERLRTKGYLKRRQRKGMYRYSTATGAAEAVRSAVGSFVEKTLSGSVSPFVAWMSEHAEVSDDELAELEALVAQLQSRRKES is encoded by the coding sequence ATGCGCAAACCTTCCATCGGCGATCAGGAACTGGCGCTACTGCAGCATCTGGACGAAGGCGGCCAGGCCTCGGTAGGTGAAGTAGCCAGCACGTTCGGCGAGCCGCGCGGACTGGCCCGTTCAACCGTGCTCACGATGATGGAACGGTTGCGTACCAAGGGTTACCTCAAACGCCGTCAACGGAAAGGCATGTATCGCTACAGCACGGCCACCGGCGCGGCCGAAGCCGTTCGCAGTGCCGTTGGCAGCTTCGTCGAGAAGACACTCAGCGGTTCGGTATCACCGTTCGTGGCGTGGATGTCCGAGCACGCCGAAGTGTCTGACGACGAGTTGGCCGAGCTTGAGGCACTGGTTGCCCAATTGCAGTCGCGACGCAAGGAGAGCTGA
- the glnK gene encoding P-II family nitrogen regulator, with amino-acid sequence MKLVVAIIKPFKLDDVREALAEVGLQGITVTEVKGFGRQKGHTELYRGAEYVVDFLPKIKLEVAVADDQLDRVLEAIQNSARTGKIGDGKIFVTSLEQVIRIRTGELDHDAL; translated from the coding sequence ATGAAGCTGGTCGTGGCGATCATCAAGCCGTTCAAGCTGGACGATGTCCGCGAGGCGCTGGCCGAAGTAGGCCTGCAAGGCATCACGGTGACCGAGGTCAAGGGCTTTGGCCGCCAGAAAGGCCATACCGAGCTGTATCGCGGTGCCGAATACGTGGTCGACTTCCTGCCCAAGATCAAGCTGGAGGTGGCCGTGGCTGATGACCAGCTCGACCGGGTGCTGGAAGCGATCCAGAATTCCGCCCGCACTGGCAAGATCGGTGACGGCAAGATTTTCGTCACCTCCCTGGAGCAGGTAATCCGCATCCGCACCGGCGAACTGGATCACGACGCGCTGTAA
- a CDS encoding ribonucleoside-diphosphate reductase subunit alpha — protein sequence MPSSSNTPFALTPPHNPAQMHVTKRNGGQETVDVNKIVRAVTRSAEGLHGVDPLRVALKTIGGLYDGATTQELDQLSIRTAAALTAEEPEYGQLAARLLGAYIDKEVSGQEIQSFSQSIVRGAELGILNDRLRDFVAANARKLNDAIDPLATRRFEYFGLRTVCDRYLLRHPQQRLVIETPQHFFMRIACALGGNEIAETLELYRLLSSLEYIASSPTLFNAGTAHEQLSSCYLLDSPLDSLESIYDKYADVAKLSKFAGGIGLAYSRVRSRGSLIKGTNGHSNGLLPWLKTLDASVAAVNQGGKRKGAACVYLESWHADIEDFLELRDNTGDDARRAHNLNIANWIPDEFMRRVESDGDWSLFDPKVMPQLIDSWGETFDLLYREAEANGLAVKKVKARELYARMMRTLAQTGNGWMTFKDRCNATSNQTAKAENVIHLSNLCTEILEVSSVNETAVCNLGSVNLSRHVVRAADGSYAFDYDQLASTVRTAVRQLNRVIDLNFYPIETARTANMKWRPVGLGVMGLQDVFFKLRLPFDSTEALALSTRIAEEIYFHALSQSCELAQNEGAHPGFADSRAAHGELQFDYWPNVAPHDVERWDGLRDKIKSHGLRNSLLIAIAPTATIASIAGCYECIEPQVSNLFKRETLSGDFLQVNRYLADELKALGLWTPEVRDAIKLAEGSIQNIAAIPERLRTIYRTVWELPQKALIDLAAARSAYIDQSQSLNLFTENPNIGQLSSMYMYAWKAGIKTTYYLRSRPATKIAKTTVSAMPDQAQANAAVFCSLENPEYCEACQ from the coding sequence ATGCCCTCTTCGTCCAACACGCCCTTTGCGCTGACGCCACCGCATAACCCGGCACAGATGCACGTGACCAAACGCAACGGCGGTCAGGAAACCGTCGACGTCAACAAGATCGTACGGGCCGTGACCCGCAGCGCCGAAGGCCTGCACGGTGTCGACCCGTTGCGGGTGGCGCTGAAGACCATTGGCGGGCTCTACGACGGCGCCACCACGCAGGAGCTGGATCAGCTGTCGATCCGCACCGCCGCCGCGCTGACCGCGGAGGAGCCGGAATATGGCCAGCTCGCCGCGCGCCTGTTGGGTGCTTATATCGACAAGGAGGTCAGCGGCCAGGAAATCCAGAGTTTCTCGCAGTCGATCGTGCGCGGCGCCGAGCTGGGCATTCTCAACGACCGCCTGCGCGACTTCGTGGCAGCGAATGCCCGCAAGCTCAATGACGCGATCGACCCGCTGGCAACCCGCCGCTTCGAGTACTTCGGCCTGCGCACGGTGTGCGACCGCTACTTGCTGCGTCATCCGCAGCAGCGACTGGTGATCGAGACGCCGCAGCATTTCTTCATGCGCATCGCCTGCGCGCTCGGCGGCAACGAAATCGCCGAAACGCTCGAGCTTTACCGCCTGCTGTCCTCACTGGAATACATCGCCAGTTCGCCCACGCTGTTCAACGCGGGCACTGCGCATGAGCAGTTGAGCTCGTGTTACCTGCTCGACTCGCCACTCGATTCGCTGGAGTCGATTTACGACAAGTATGCCGACGTGGCAAAGCTGTCCAAGTTCGCCGGCGGCATCGGACTGGCCTATTCCCGAGTGCGTTCACGCGGATCGCTGATCAAGGGCACCAACGGCCATTCCAACGGCCTGCTGCCGTGGTTGAAGACGCTGGACGCCTCGGTCGCCGCGGTGAACCAGGGTGGCAAGCGCAAAGGTGCTGCCTGCGTGTATCTGGAGTCGTGGCATGCCGACATCGAGGATTTCCTCGAACTGCGCGACAACACCGGCGACGATGCGCGCCGTGCGCACAATCTCAACATCGCCAACTGGATTCCCGACGAGTTCATGCGCCGGGTCGAGAGCGATGGCGACTGGTCGCTGTTCGACCCCAAGGTGATGCCGCAGTTGATCGATAGCTGGGGCGAGACATTCGACCTGCTGTATCGCGAAGCCGAGGCGAACGGTCTGGCGGTGAAGAAGGTCAAGGCGCGCGAGCTCTACGCGCGGATGATGCGCACGCTGGCGCAGACCGGCAATGGCTGGATGACCTTCAAGGACCGTTGCAACGCCACCAGCAATCAGACGGCCAAAGCCGAGAACGTAATCCACTTGTCCAACCTGTGTACCGAAATCCTCGAAGTGAGTTCGGTAAACGAGACGGCGGTATGCAACCTCGGTTCGGTGAACCTGTCGCGCCACGTCGTTCGTGCTGCCGATGGCAGCTACGCGTTCGATTACGACCAACTCGCCTCCACCGTACGCACCGCGGTGCGCCAGCTCAACCGCGTGATCGACCTCAACTTCTACCCGATCGAAACAGCGCGCACGGCGAACATGAAATGGCGACCGGTAGGCCTGGGCGTGATGGGCCTGCAAGACGTGTTCTTCAAACTTCGCCTGCCGTTCGATTCGACCGAAGCACTGGCCCTGTCCACGCGCATCGCGGAGGAAATCTATTTCCACGCGCTGTCGCAGTCATGCGAACTGGCCCAAAACGAAGGTGCGCATCCCGGCTTCGCCGACAGCCGCGCAGCCCACGGCGAACTGCAGTTCGACTACTGGCCGAATGTCGCGCCACATGATGTCGAACGCTGGGATGGACTACGCGACAAGATCAAAAGCCATGGCCTGCGCAACTCGCTGCTCATCGCGATTGCGCCTACCGCCACCATTGCATCGATCGCCGGCTGCTACGAATGCATCGAGCCGCAAGTGAGCAACCTGTTCAAGCGCGAGACGCTGTCGGGTGATTTTCTGCAGGTGAACCGCTACCTGGCGGACGAGCTGAAGGCGCTCGGCCTATGGACGCCTGAAGTGCGCGACGCAATCAAGCTGGCCGAAGGGTCGATCCAGAATATTGCCGCCATTCCCGAGCGCCTGCGCACCATCTATCGCACCGTATGGGAACTGCCGCAAAAAGCATTGATCGACCTGGCTGCCGCGCGCAGTGCGTACATCGACCAAAGCCAGTCGCTGAACCTGTTCACCGAAAACCCGAACATCGGCCAGTTGAGCTCGATGTACATGTACGCGTGGAAGGCCGGCATCAAGACCACCTATTACCTGCGTTCCAGGCCAGCCACCAAGATCGCCAAAACCACGGTGTCAGCGATGCCCGATCAGGCCCAGGCGAATGCGGCGGTGTTCTGCTCGCTGGAAAATCCCGAGTACTGCGAAGCCTGCCAATAG
- a CDS encoding M56 family metallopeptidase gives MNALSHFTDVLLTRLLWTSIQATVLIVVVALVVRLLPRLPAALRCTLWWLISLQLLLGLCWHAPLALPLLSPVAAMADSTAVEPAAVRLAYDTATPLATSDGTAVHHESSLGESVASGLAHWRTWLPELWLVAMLAQLPLLARQWLRTQRLLRNAEPLLDVSMQALCAQRARALGLQRCPPLYVCADIESPQVNGLRQPVVLLPAVHAMTPAESAMAIAHELAHLRRGDLWLGWLPAIAGRLFFFHPLVRWAMREYAFEREAACDAEVLRQTGTPPHAYAQLLLRLGISHPMHAGLAGASPTFQNLKRRLTMLQHVDPVSRRHLRGWLLVALVAVAGVLPYRVTAASNKHDNATPVASASTWAPIPPVPPMPPPPSMNAPVMPPPPPPALMSPPPPPPPPPPRDNGFSAQHVDIDTANHAENGFALFDGNSTITINGSNADLDTVKKLQAANKSMLWFRRGNEAYLIRDKAMLERASRIYAPVTALARQQGELAGQQGAIAGRQAGLAAQDAAFAQQQAMLAGQQAKLAARVATDEANGSNQQSELDAQRARMDAAQAQLDKHQAEMDARLGAQQKELEAQQAGFEKQQQAMDDEQQKAQKTASQSMSQLLDEALAKGLAQKTSSR, from the coding sequence GTGAATGCACTCAGTCATTTCACCGACGTCCTGCTGACCCGTTTGCTATGGACGTCCATTCAGGCAACCGTGTTGATCGTGGTCGTCGCCTTGGTCGTGCGCCTGCTACCCCGGTTGCCGGCAGCCTTGCGCTGCACCTTGTGGTGGCTGATCAGCCTGCAATTGCTGCTTGGCCTTTGCTGGCACGCGCCGCTGGCACTGCCGCTGCTCAGCCCGGTGGCGGCCATGGCAGACAGCACGGCAGTCGAACCTGCTGCCGTCAGGCTGGCCTACGACACGGCCACACCGCTGGCGACAAGTGATGGCACTGCGGTTCATCACGAAAGTTCGCTGGGCGAAAGCGTGGCCAGCGGCCTCGCCCATTGGCGCACATGGTTACCCGAGCTGTGGCTGGTGGCGATGCTGGCCCAGCTGCCCCTGCTGGCGCGGCAATGGTTGCGCACGCAGCGACTGCTCCGTAACGCCGAGCCCCTGCTTGATGTCTCGATGCAGGCACTGTGTGCGCAGCGTGCACGTGCGCTCGGTCTGCAACGCTGTCCGCCGTTGTATGTCTGTGCTGACATCGAGTCGCCACAGGTCAACGGTCTGCGGCAGCCGGTGGTACTACTGCCCGCTGTACACGCCATGACACCCGCCGAATCGGCGATGGCGATTGCGCACGAACTGGCCCATTTGCGCCGCGGCGACCTGTGGCTGGGCTGGCTGCCGGCCATCGCCGGACGGCTGTTCTTCTTCCATCCGCTGGTCAGGTGGGCCATGCGCGAATACGCGTTCGAGCGTGAAGCCGCTTGTGATGCCGAAGTGCTGCGACAGACCGGCACGCCACCCCACGCCTATGCCCAACTACTGTTGCGGCTCGGCATATCCCACCCGATGCACGCCGGTCTCGCCGGCGCTTCCCCCACGTTCCAGAACCTGAAGAGGCGACTGACCATGCTCCAGCATGTTGATCCCGTATCCCGCCGGCACCTGCGTGGATGGCTGTTGGTAGCGCTGGTTGCCGTGGCTGGCGTGCTGCCCTATCGCGTCACCGCTGCCAGCAATAAACACGACAACGCCACGCCAGTGGCCAGTGCATCGACATGGGCGCCGATACCGCCCGTGCCGCCCATGCCACCACCGCCATCCATGAACGCGCCGGTCATGCCGCCGCCACCGCCGCCGGCACTGATGAGCCCACCACCACCTCCGCCGCCCCCGCCGCCTCGTGACAATGGCTTCTCAGCGCAGCACGTGGATATCGACACTGCAAATCATGCGGAAAACGGCTTCGCGCTGTTCGACGGCAATTCGACCATCACCATCAATGGTTCCAACGCCGATCTCGATACGGTGAAGAAACTGCAAGCAGCCAACAAGTCGATGCTGTGGTTTCGTCGCGGCAACGAGGCCTACCTGATCCGCGACAAGGCCATGCTGGAACGTGCCAGCCGCATCTACGCACCGGTCACCGCACTGGCGCGGCAACAAGGTGAACTCGCCGGACAGCAGGGCGCCATCGCCGGCAGGCAAGCCGGCCTTGCGGCACAGGACGCCGCCTTTGCGCAGCAACAAGCCATGCTCGCAGGGCAGCAGGCGAAACTGGCCGCACGCGTCGCTACAGATGAGGCGAACGGCTCGAATCAGCAGAGCGAACTGGATGCGCAGCGGGCCCGGATGGATGCCGCCCAAGCACAACTCGACAAGCACCAGGCCGAAATGGACGCACGCCTGGGTGCTCAACAAAAAGAGCTGGAAGCACAGCAAGCCGGCTTCGAAAAGCAGCAGCAGGCGATGGATGACGAACAGCAGAAGGCACAGAAAACAGCGAGTCAGTCGATGAGCCAGCTGCTCGACGAAGCCCTGGCCAAGGGGCTGGCGCAGAAGACCAGCTCGCGCTGA
- a CDS encoding ribonucleotide-diphosphate reductase subunit beta: MTASSLVSHSSSLTSSLIDPGFELTLRPMRYPGFYEMYRNAIKNTWTVEEVDFSMDTSDLDNKMSAADRHLIRRLVAFFATGDTIVSNNLVLNLYQHINAPEARMYLSRQLYEEALHVQFYLTLLDTYIPDPEERNGAFAAIETIPSIQQKGAFCFKWIDSIQGLHRLETREHRRQFLLNLICFAACIEGLFFYAAFAYVYYLRSRGLLHGLAAGTNWVFRDESCHMAFAFEVVRTVREQEPDLFDDAMRAQVEEMMEDAITCETQFAEDVLSGGVVGMSVKDMRQYLEYCADQRLTQLDMPKKYGARNPFDFMDLQDVQEVANFFERRVSAYQVGVQGEVAFDMAF; the protein is encoded by the coding sequence ATGACTGCATCATCTCTCGTTTCTCACTCCTCTTCACTCACTTCTTCGCTCATTGATCCGGGTTTCGAGCTAACACTGCGCCCGATGCGCTACCCCGGCTTCTACGAGATGTATCGCAATGCGATCAAGAACACCTGGACCGTCGAGGAAGTGGATTTCTCGATGGACACCAGCGATCTGGACAACAAGATGTCTGCTGCTGATCGTCATCTGATCCGGCGCTTGGTGGCATTTTTCGCCACCGGCGACACCATCGTGTCGAACAACCTAGTGTTGAATCTGTATCAGCACATCAATGCGCCGGAAGCACGCATGTATTTGTCGCGCCAGTTGTACGAGGAGGCGTTGCACGTGCAGTTCTACCTCACCTTGCTGGATACCTATATCCCCGATCCGGAGGAGCGCAATGGCGCGTTCGCGGCGATCGAGACGATTCCGTCGATCCAGCAGAAAGGTGCGTTCTGTTTCAAGTGGATCGATTCGATCCAGGGCTTGCACCGACTGGAAACGCGCGAACATCGGCGGCAGTTCCTGCTCAACCTGATCTGCTTCGCCGCCTGCATCGAAGGTCTGTTCTTCTACGCCGCGTTTGCCTACGTCTATTACCTGCGCTCGCGCGGCCTGCTGCATGGCTTGGCGGCCGGCACCAACTGGGTGTTCCGCGACGAGAGTTGCCACATGGCGTTCGCGTTCGAAGTGGTGCGCACGGTGCGTGAACAGGAGCCTGACTTGTTCGACGATGCCATGCGCGCGCAGGTCGAAGAGATGATGGAGGACGCCATCACCTGCGAAACCCAGTTCGCCGAAGACGTGCTCTCCGGTGGCGTGGTCGGCATGTCGGTGAAGGATATGCGCCAATACCTCGAGTACTGCGCCGACCAGCGGCTCACCCAACTCGACATGCCGAAGAAGTACGGCGCCAGGAACCCGTTCGACTTCATGGACCTGCAGGACGTGCAGGAAGTGGCCAACTTCTTCGAGCGACGCGTGTCGGCCTATCAGGTCGGTGTGCAGGGTGAAGTGGCGTTTGACATGGCGTTCTGA
- a CDS encoding TonB-dependent receptor: MTTSHRVRLLPFAIASLLAMSPLAAQNVTTSGVSGRVLDANGQPVTGATVTIVHQPSGTTKSVVTDNDGRYTAQGLRVGGPFEISADKAGQSVERDDIYLQLGRPSSINLSMAPAASAARNLSAVTVSASTLAQTFSSDNKGLSTNISQQQLQATPQGNRSVDDVARLDPRINVTDQGTGAISANGMNNRYNNVSVDGVTQGDPFGLNANGLPYQKSPISPETIAEYNISTATFDTTSDTVGADVNAVTKSGTNQFHGSVYYAYRNANHLVGDAGWLDSSNPGYHYKGYQKDSTGGFNVGGPIIKDKLFFFVSAEHEKTTGIGADSANGLDNSLGNGPSTSNKVSPGDLQKVIDAAKALGLTPGAFGGPTGLAYDDKRYLGKIDWNISNDHRASFTYQNTEEQLPAVGGNSPNSVGLTSYTYTKAISTKNYVAHIFDDWSENFSTEAKVGFQKFVQDTTAPYQQPAVNVNLSPDGKGPSVNLGEEQYRHYNHIDTKKFSVFLAGTYYLGDHAIKGGVDYQRNKINNLFGQTEFGQYNFWGLDNFIAGNYNKYVLYHPAPGYTLGEIAGKWTYSQYSPFLQDTWQVNEQLSVQYGVRIDIPHSSAPPVYNAAFSQAFGYSNNYTVGSSNRVVEPRLSFNYAFDSTYKTQLRGGVGLFQTAPPTVWMTNPYQNNGITLRSYTTFDPTLAPFSADPFNQNIPAGGGAGSIDTIAKNFHLPTVWKASLALDRELPWWGLTASAEYEHIQVRDGILYQAANFGAPTGVLPDGRLQFWKTPGEAPVSKDALANQNRAFSTASTLLTNTHKGKSDSFTMALSKPFAYGFSGTVSMTFNHATDVDPGTDTIAYNGYQRVARLNPNADVAAISNYSIAKSFKASLNWQHNFFGDYRSQVSMFYNGRTGNPYTWVFSNDANGDSIGGWDPAYIPSATDPKVAFAAGTSAQVIQQFESFLASDSYLRDHRGQIAARNGDRTAWVNSLDMSFSQEVPGIFKGNKGEIRLDVYNFLNLMNKNWGQASNTGIYPTRTLASYAGVNAQGQYVYSLPTDKSGNYQPQQLQVYDGGFYDPSRVVSRWSAMLTLRYTF, encoded by the coding sequence ATGACTACTTCCCATCGCGTCAGATTGCTGCCGTTCGCCATCGCGTCCCTGCTTGCCATGTCACCGCTGGCTGCCCAGAACGTCACCACGTCCGGTGTCAGCGGCCGCGTGCTGGACGCCAATGGGCAACCGGTAACTGGGGCAACGGTCACCATCGTGCACCAGCCCTCTGGCACGACCAAATCAGTTGTCACCGACAACGATGGTCGCTATACCGCGCAAGGCTTGCGCGTCGGCGGTCCGTTCGAGATCAGCGCAGACAAGGCTGGCCAGTCGGTTGAGCGTGACGATATCTATCTGCAGCTTGGCCGTCCGTCCTCGATCAACCTGAGCATGGCGCCCGCGGCATCAGCAGCGCGCAACCTGTCGGCGGTGACGGTGAGCGCATCCACGCTGGCGCAGACTTTCTCTTCGGACAACAAGGGCTTGTCGACCAATATTTCGCAGCAGCAGTTGCAGGCGACGCCCCAGGGCAATCGCTCCGTCGATGACGTGGCCCGGCTGGACCCACGCATCAACGTGACCGACCAGGGCACGGGCGCCATCTCTGCCAACGGCATGAACAATCGCTACAACAACGTCAGCGTCGATGGCGTTACCCAGGGCGACCCGTTCGGCCTCAACGCCAATGGCCTGCCGTACCAGAAGTCGCCGATCTCGCCGGAAACGATCGCCGAATACAACATCTCCACTGCCACCTTTGACACGACCTCCGATACCGTCGGCGCCGACGTCAACGCGGTGACCAAGAGCGGTACCAACCAGTTCCACGGCTCGGTCTATTACGCCTACCGCAACGCCAACCATCTGGTCGGCGACGCCGGCTGGCTGGACAGCAGCAACCCCGGCTACCACTACAAGGGCTACCAGAAGGATTCCACCGGCGGCTTCAATGTCGGTGGCCCGATCATCAAGGACAAGCTGTTCTTCTTCGTTTCGGCCGAGCACGAGAAGACTACCGGCATCGGCGCGGACTCCGCCAATGGCCTGGACAATTCGCTGGGTAACGGCCCGTCGACCAGCAACAAGGTATCCCCCGGTGATCTGCAGAAAGTGATCGACGCCGCCAAGGCGCTGGGCCTCACGCCCGGTGCGTTCGGCGGCCCGACCGGCCTGGCTTATGACGACAAACGCTATCTCGGCAAGATCGACTGGAACATCAGCAACGATCACCGCGCCAGCTTTACCTATCAGAACACCGAAGAGCAGCTGCCGGCCGTTGGCGGCAACAGCCCGAACAGTGTCGGCCTGACCAGCTACACCTATACCAAGGCGATCAGTACCAAGAACTATGTGGCCCACATCTTCGACGACTGGTCGGAAAACTTCTCCACCGAGGCCAAGGTCGGTTTCCAGAAATTCGTGCAGGACACCACCGCGCCTTACCAGCAGCCAGCAGTCAACGTGAACCTTTCGCCCGATGGCAAAGGTCCGTCGGTCAACCTCGGCGAAGAGCAGTACCGCCACTACAACCATATCGATACCAAGAAGTTCAGCGTCTTCCTGGCAGGCACTTATTATCTCGGTGACCACGCCATCAAGGGTGGCGTCGACTACCAGCGCAACAAGATCAACAACCTGTTCGGCCAGACCGAGTTCGGCCAGTACAACTTCTGGGGTCTCGACAACTTCATCGCCGGCAACTACAACAAGTACGTGCTGTATCACCCGGCACCGGGTTACACGCTGGGCGAGATCGCCGGCAAGTGGACCTACAGCCAGTACAGCCCGTTCCTGCAGGACACCTGGCAGGTCAACGAGCAGCTGTCGGTACAGTACGGCGTGCGCATCGACATCCCGCACTCCAGCGCACCGCCGGTGTACAACGCCGCGTTCTCGCAAGCCTTTGGCTACAGCAACAATTACACGGTCGGTTCGAGCAACCGCGTGGTGGAACCGCGACTGTCGTTCAACTACGCCTTTGACAGCACCTACAAGACCCAGTTGCGTGGTGGCGTGGGCCTGTTCCAGACAGCGCCGCCGACGGTATGGATGACCAACCCCTACCAGAACAACGGCATCACCCTGCGCTCCTACACCACCTTCGACCCAACGCTGGCACCCTTCAGCGCGGACCCGTTCAACCAGAACATTCCCGCTGGCGGCGGTGCCGGCTCGATCGACACGATCGCCAAGAATTTCCACCTGCCCACCGTATGGAAGGCCAGTCTGGCACTGGACCGCGAACTGCCTTGGTGGGGGCTGACGGCATCCGCCGAGTACGAGCACATCCAGGTGCGCGACGGCATTCTGTATCAGGCAGCAAACTTCGGCGCGCCCACCGGCGTATTGCCGGACGGCCGCCTGCAGTTCTGGAAGACGCCGGGCGAAGCACCGGTCTCGAAGGATGCATTGGCGAATCAAAATCGCGCCTTCTCCACAGCCTCGACGCTGCTGACCAATACCCACAAGGGCAAGTCCGACAGCTTCACCATGGCGTTGAGCAAGCCGTTTGCGTACGGCTTCTCCGGGACGGTCAGCATGACGTTCAACCACGCCACCGACGTCGACCCGGGTACCGACACGATTGCCTACAACGGCTATCAGCGCGTGGCACGGCTGAACCCGAACGCCGACGTGGCCGCGATCTCCAACTACAGCATCGCCAAGAGCTTCAAGGCCTCGCTGAACTGGCAGCACAACTTCTTCGGCGACTACCGCAGCCAGGTGTCGATGTTCTACAACGGTCGTACCGGCAACCCGTACACCTGGGTGTTCAGCAACGATGCCAACGGCGACAGTATCGGCGGTTGGGACCCGGCGTATATCCCGTCGGCTACCGATCCCAAGGTGGCCTTTGCGGCAGGCACCAGCGCGCAGGTGATCCAGCAGTTCGAAAGCTTCCTGGCCAGCGACTCATACCTGCGTGATCACCGGGGCCAGATCGCTGCCCGCAACGGCGACCGTACCGCGTGGGTCAACTCGCTGGACATGAGCTTCTCGCAGGAAGTGCCCGGCATCTTCAAGGGCAACAAGGGCGAAATCCGTCTGGACGTCTACAACTTCCTCAACCTGATGAACAAGAACTGGGGACAGGCCAGCAACACCGGCATCTACCCGACCCGCACGCTGGCCAGCTATGCCGGGGTCAATGCGCAGGGGCAGTACGTCTACTCCCTGCCCACCGACAAGAGCGGCAACTACCAGCCGCAGCAACTGCAGGTCTATGACGGCGGTTTCTACGATCCCAGCCGGGTGGTTTCGCGTTGGTCGGCCATGCTGACGTTGCGCTATACGTTCTGA
- a CDS encoding accessory factor UbiK family protein yields MMDRQDIDQIALRLVSLVPPGLAQAHQDLRTNFQDVLAQGLRRLDLVTREEFEVQSQVLARTRAKVDELEQRVAQLEATVAARAGS; encoded by the coding sequence ATGATGGATAGGCAGGATATCGACCAGATTGCCCTGCGACTTGTGTCGTTGGTACCGCCAGGGTTGGCACAGGCGCATCAGGATTTGCGAACCAACTTCCAGGATGTTCTGGCGCAAGGATTGCGCCGCCTCGACCTGGTCACCCGCGAAGAATTCGAAGTCCAGTCCCAGGTGCTGGCGCGTACCCGCGCCAAGGTCGACGAATTGGAGCAACGCGTGGCCCAGTTAGAGGCCACGGTAGCTGCCCGCGCGGGGTCGTAA